GCGTGGCGTATCAGCACGGCGAAGGTCGAAGGCTCCGGGCCATTTTCGGCCTTTGCCGGCGTGTCGCGCAATCTGACGGTGCTGGAGGGCGGCGCGATGAGCCTCACCGTCGGGTCCGGCGCGCCGGTGCGTCTCGATACGGCGAGCGGCCCCTTTGCCTTCAGCGGCGAAACGCCCTGCACGGCAGAACTTCACGGGGCCGGGCTGCTTGATCTCAATGTCATGGTGCGGGCGCCCTATCGCTGTGCGGTTCTTTGCGAGGGGCAGGCGCTGCCCGAGGCGGCTGCGCCGTGCGCCACTTATCTCTTTGCGCTTCGGGATCTGCCGCAGATGGGGCTGCAGAAGCACGACCTGCGCGATCTGGGAGAACGCGTGCCGACCGGGATGGCTGAGGTTCCCGCAGGCGCGCTGCTGATCGTGATCGGCGAGGAATCGGACGGGTAAAAGCGCGCGTTCGAGCGGCGATCAAAGGGTGGTCGCGGCGGGATGAGCGAGCCGTGGGGGCTTGATTTCCGCAGAGAGCTTCATTCTTGCAATGCACGTTTTCCGCGCAAGCGCGGCTTTCATGGCGTGTGCTTTGCGCATCTTTGCGCCTCATCGAAGTAATTTTCTGAAAATTTGGAACCGACCCTCAAATTAATATTGCCGGGTGCATCGGGTCCGGTCTAAGCACAGAGCCATCCGATCGGGGACGACCCCGATCCACGGCCGCAACGGCGCGGCATTTCCGTCAAGAGCCCTTCGAGGGCAGGCAGCAAAGGCGCTGCATCTTCGCTCCGACACATGTCGGTTCGTGGGTTAACGCAAGCTGCCAACCTTCCGTTTTCCCTGACAGAAATCGCCGCGGCCCGGGGTCTCCCGTTCCGCTTCCTGCTGAAACCGGAGTCCCCTCATGTCCAAACAGCGCCTCGTCATCATCGGCAACGGCATGGCCCCCGGCCGCCTTCTGGAGCACCTCTTCGAGGCCGCCCCTGATGCTTATGACGTCACTATCTTCAACGCCGAGCCGCGGGTGAACTACGACCGCATCATGCTCTCGCCGGTGCTCTCGGGCGAGAAGACCTTTGAAGACATCATCATCCACGGCGACGCTTGGTACGAAGGCCATGGCATCACGCTGCACCGCGGCGAGAAGGTCACCGGCATCGACCGCGAGGCGCGCATCGTAACCGGCGCGAGCGGCATCACCGCCGCCTACGACAAGCTGGTGATCGCCACGGGCTCGTCGCCCTTCATCATCCCGGTGCCCGGCCACAAGCTGCCCGGCGTGCTGGCGTACCGCGATCTCGACGACGTGGATGGAATGCTGCGGGCGGCCGATAGGGGCGGCCGGGCCGTGGTGATCGGCGGCGGCCTTCTTGGTCTCGAGGCCGCCGCCGGTCTGAAATCGCGCGGCATGGATGTGACCGTGCTGCACCTCATGCCGACCCTGATGGAGCGCCAACTCGATCCCGCCGC
This portion of the Salipiger sp. CCB-MM3 genome encodes:
- a CDS encoding HutD/Ves family protein, whose amino-acid sequence is MMSDAIHSRAERHFAPWKNGGGETAEIICVPQGAGFDDFAWRISTAKVEGSGPFSAFAGVSRNLTVLEGGAMSLTVGSGAPVRLDTASGPFAFSGETPCTAELHGAGLLDLNVMVRAPYRCAVLCEGQALPEAAAPCATYLFALRDLPQMGLQKHDLRDLGERVPTGMAEVPAGALLIVIGEESDG